The Xanthomonas sp. DAR 34887 genome has a segment encoding these proteins:
- a CDS encoding carboxylesterase/lipase family protein: MAPWAAAITPADGAASPASAAPQVTLAAGTLRGQVQDDGSVLFRAIPFAAPPTGANRWRPPQPPARWHGVRDASQQAPNCAQPAIGWNTAFAQRSSEDCLYVEVQTPHLDPAAKRPVMVWIHGGANVAGGADILPSSLVQQDVVLVTVQYRLGVFGFLSLPELSAESGQHGSGNYALLDQIAALRWVRDNIARFGGDPAQVTIFGQSAGAQDVGLLQLSPLARGLFRAAIEQSGTAGFGLPPRTLEENEALGATIAQRAGVAPKQRLAALRRLPAAAVIAAAQGVDVPALDDDGYVWLQAIVDGHVLPRAPAALLADATQPRVPLLLGSVAQELTYGGAGGAEARLRRDYPTQATQVLAAYHGPTAAPDPRYGDAAMQLATDLTFRCPALAVARAQVRQGVPVWHYEFDLAAPGGKVTHSAELPFVFKGLPIGQSSLNLQRYWAAFARNGDPNGAGLPRWPAFAPSQASLRFDQDGAQAVTGLRSEVCALLDLP, encoded by the coding sequence ATGGCGCCGTGGGCAGCGGCGATCACGCCGGCCGATGGCGCGGCGTCACCGGCCTCTGCCGCACCGCAGGTGACGTTGGCCGCGGGCACCCTGCGCGGCCAGGTCCAGGACGATGGCAGCGTGTTGTTCCGCGCCATTCCGTTCGCCGCGCCGCCGACCGGCGCGAACCGCTGGCGGCCGCCGCAGCCGCCGGCGCGCTGGCACGGCGTGCGCGATGCCAGCCAGCAGGCGCCCAACTGCGCACAGCCGGCGATCGGCTGGAACACGGCGTTCGCCCAGCGCTCAAGCGAAGACTGCCTGTATGTGGAAGTGCAGACTCCGCACCTGGATCCGGCGGCCAAGCGCCCGGTGATGGTCTGGATCCACGGCGGCGCCAACGTCGCCGGCGGTGCCGACATCCTGCCGTCCTCGCTGGTGCAGCAGGACGTGGTGCTGGTCACCGTGCAGTACCGGCTGGGCGTGTTCGGTTTCCTGTCCTTGCCCGAGTTGAGCGCGGAATCCGGCCAGCATGGTTCCGGCAACTACGCCTTGCTCGACCAGATCGCAGCGCTGCGCTGGGTGCGCGACAACATCGCCCGCTTCGGCGGCGACCCGGCGCAGGTGACGATCTTCGGCCAGTCGGCGGGGGCGCAGGACGTTGGCCTGCTGCAGCTGTCGCCGCTTGCACGGGGCCTGTTCCGCGCGGCGATCGAGCAGAGCGGCACCGCCGGCTTCGGCCTGCCGCCGCGCACCCTGGAGGAGAACGAGGCGCTGGGCGCAACGATCGCGCAGCGCGCCGGCGTCGCGCCGAAGCAGCGTCTGGCGGCCTTGCGCCGGCTGCCTGCGGCCGCTGTGATCGCCGCCGCGCAAGGCGTCGATGTGCCGGCGTTGGACGACGACGGCTACGTGTGGCTGCAGGCCATCGTCGATGGCCACGTGTTGCCGCGCGCGCCGGCGGCGCTGCTCGCCGACGCCACGCAGCCGCGCGTGCCGCTGCTGCTCGGCAGCGTCGCGCAGGAGTTGACCTACGGCGGCGCCGGCGGTGCCGAGGCGCGGTTGCGTCGCGACTACCCGACGCAGGCTACGCAGGTGCTGGCGGCGTACCACGGCCCCACCGCCGCGCCCGATCCGCGCTACGGCGACGCAGCGATGCAACTGGCCACCGACCTGACCTTCCGCTGCCCGGCGCTGGCGGTGGCGCGCGCGCAGGTGCGACAAGGCGTGCCGGTGTGGCATTACGAGTTCGATCTGGCCGCACCCGGCGGCAAGGTGACCCACAGCGCGGAATTGCCGTTCGTGTTCAAGGGCCTGCCGATCGGCCAGTCGTCGTTGAACCTGCAGCGCTACTGGGCGGCATTCGCGCGCAACGGCGATCCCAATGGCGCAGGCCTGCCGCGCTGGCCGGCGTTTGCGCCCAGCCAGGCGTCGTTGCGCTTCGACCAGGATGGCGCGCAGGCGGTGACCGGTTTGCGCAGCGAGGTGTGTGCGCTGCTCGATCTGCCGTAG
- a CDS encoding LacI family DNA-binding transcriptional regulator — MGKRQGRAGSAVTLLDVARHAGVSPMTASRVINRHPRVGAAMRERVEASIKTLGYRPNLAGRSLRTASLARIGVLYSNPSAAYLNQFMLGILEQSSLDGSQVLVEKSDDMGSQRAATERLLDAGVDGVILPPPLCDSRQTIEELDARGIPVVAVATGAPMQGVSSVRIDDYQAACAITRHLIELGHRDIGFISGDPKHTPSALRSRAFFDTMAAAGLPVAQTRVADGLFTYRSGLVAATALLHAAPRPTALLCSNDDMAAAAVAIAYSLRLRVPEDLSIAGFDDTPVATTIWPELTTIHQPVTAMGRAAVALLLGEIRQRRDGLPSRGVHQVMKYTLVTRGSTAPPADPVPPQAG, encoded by the coding sequence ATGGGCAAACGGCAAGGTCGTGCAGGCTCGGCGGTGACGCTGCTGGATGTGGCGCGGCACGCGGGCGTTTCGCCGATGACCGCTTCGCGCGTGATCAACCGCCACCCGCGCGTGGGTGCGGCGATGCGCGAGCGCGTCGAGGCCTCGATCAAGACCCTAGGCTACCGGCCCAACCTGGCCGGGCGCTCGTTGCGCACCGCCAGCCTGGCGCGGATCGGCGTGCTCTACAGCAATCCCAGCGCGGCCTATCTCAACCAGTTCATGCTCGGCATCCTCGAGCAGAGCAGCCTGGACGGCAGCCAGGTGCTGGTGGAAAAGAGCGACGACATGGGCAGCCAGCGCGCCGCCACCGAGCGCCTGCTCGACGCCGGCGTGGACGGGGTGATCCTGCCGCCGCCGCTGTGCGATTCGCGGCAGACCATCGAGGAACTGGACGCGCGCGGCATCCCGGTGGTGGCCGTGGCCACCGGCGCGCCGATGCAGGGCGTCAGTTCGGTGCGCATCGACGACTACCAGGCGGCCTGCGCGATCACCCGGCACCTGATCGAACTCGGCCATCGCGATATCGGCTTCATCAGCGGCGATCCCAAGCACACCCCGAGCGCGCTGCGCAGCCGCGCGTTCTTCGACACCATGGCCGCGGCCGGGCTGCCGGTCGCTCAGACGCGCGTGGCCGACGGCCTGTTCACCTATCGCTCCGGGCTGGTCGCCGCGACCGCGCTGCTGCACGCCGCGCCGCGCCCGACCGCCCTGTTGTGCAGCAACGACGACATGGCCGCCGCCGCGGTCGCCATCGCCTACAGCCTGCGCCTGCGCGTGCCCGAGGACCTGTCGATCGCCGGCTTCGACGATACCCCGGTGGCGACCACGATCTGGCCCGAGCTGACCACCATCCACCAGCCGGTCACCGCGATGGGCCGCGCCGCGGTTGCGCTGCTGCTCGGCGAGATCCGCCAACGCCGCGACGGCCTGCCCAGCCGCGGCGTCCACCAGGTGATGAAGTACACGCTGGTGACCCGCGGCTCGACCGCGCCGCCAGCGGACCCGGTGCCGCCGCAGGCGGGCTAG
- a CDS encoding M28 family peptidase codes for MRRLAVVIAAMLAASSATAAETTRIPDAALSTAATLREQALADDTGWKVVESLTTEVGPRMAGSEADARAVAWAKAKFKALGFDKVWTEPVTFPKWERRSEHAQVLGPNAQPLSVTALGGSPAGTVEAEVVRFADLAALQAAPAGSLRGKIAFVDYQMVKARDGKDYGNGGAVRSKGPSEAIRKGAIGFVMRSAGTDSHRVPHTGITRFEEGLTPVPAAALAVPDANQLARLVARGPVRLRLALDCGWDGQATSYNVIGEITGRSKPKEVVVIGGHLDSWDLGTGAIDDGAGVGISMAAGHLIGQLKRAPKRSIRVVAFANEEQGLYGGKAYAQAHAKDVALHQIAAESDFGAGRIYAFNTGSGDAAGSREATRQIAEALAPLGIDYAPDSGGPGPDVGPLAAKGGAWAWLAQDGSDYFDLHHTADDTLDKIDPKALAQNVAAYAVFAYLAAEADGGFGSQAKTVQPPTE; via the coding sequence ATGCGCCGTCTTGCCGTCGTCATCGCCGCCATGCTCGCTGCCTCGTCCGCCACCGCGGCCGAGACCACCCGCATCCCGGACGCGGCGCTGTCCACCGCCGCCACGCTGCGCGAGCAGGCGCTGGCCGACGACACCGGCTGGAAAGTGGTCGAATCGTTGACCACCGAAGTGGGTCCGCGCATGGCCGGCAGCGAGGCCGATGCGCGCGCAGTGGCGTGGGCCAAGGCCAAGTTCAAGGCGCTGGGCTTCGACAAGGTGTGGACCGAGCCGGTGACGTTCCCGAAATGGGAACGGCGCAGCGAACACGCGCAAGTGCTCGGCCCCAATGCGCAGCCGCTGAGCGTCACCGCGCTGGGCGGCAGTCCGGCCGGTACGGTCGAGGCCGAGGTGGTGCGCTTCGCCGACCTCGCCGCGCTGCAGGCCGCCCCCGCCGGTTCGCTGCGCGGCAAGATCGCGTTCGTCGATTACCAGATGGTCAAGGCGCGCGACGGCAAGGACTACGGCAACGGCGGCGCGGTGCGCAGCAAGGGGCCGTCGGAGGCGATCCGCAAGGGCGCGATCGGCTTCGTGATGCGCTCGGCCGGCACCGATTCGCACCGCGTGCCGCACACCGGCATCACCCGTTTCGAGGAAGGCCTGACCCCGGTGCCGGCAGCGGCGCTGGCGGTGCCCGACGCCAACCAGCTGGCGCGCCTGGTCGCACGCGGCCCGGTACGGCTGCGCCTGGCGCTGGACTGCGGCTGGGACGGTCAGGCCACCTCGTACAACGTGATCGGCGAGATCACCGGCCGCAGCAAGCCCAAGGAAGTGGTGGTGATCGGTGGCCATCTGGATTCGTGGGACCTGGGCACCGGCGCGATCGACGACGGCGCCGGAGTCGGCATCAGCATGGCCGCCGGGCACCTGATCGGCCAGCTCAAGCGCGCGCCCAAGCGCAGCATCCGCGTGGTCGCCTTCGCCAACGAAGAACAGGGACTGTACGGCGGCAAGGCCTATGCGCAGGCGCATGCCAAGGACGTGGCGCTGCACCAGATCGCCGCCGAGAGCGACTTCGGCGCCGGCCGCATCTATGCGTTCAACACCGGCTCGGGCGACGCGGCGGGCTCGCGCGAGGCGACCCGGCAGATCGCCGAGGCGCTGGCGCCGCTCGGCATCGACTACGCGCCGGACAGCGGCGGCCCCGGCCCCGACGTGGGTCCGCTCGCGGCCAAGGGCGGCGCCTGGGCGTGGCTGGCGCAGGACGGCAGCGACTACTTCGACCTGCACCACACCGCCGACGACACCCTGGACAAGATCGACCCCAAGGCGCTGGCGCAGAACGTCGCCGCCTACGCGGTGTTCGCCTATCTGGCCGCGGAGGCCGACGGCGGCTTCGGCAGCCAGGCCAAGACAGTGCAGCCGCCCACAGAGTAA
- the mscL gene encoding large-conductance mechanosensitive channel protein MscL encodes MGMIREFKEFAMRGNVLDLAVGVVLGAAFGKIVTALVEKIIMPPIGLLVGGVDFSRWAWTLKAATVDAAGKEVPPVVIGVGDFLNTIIQFVIVAFAIFMVVKAINRIARKEPPAPKAPSEEVLLLREIRDALKNDATPQ; translated from the coding sequence ATGGGCATGATCCGCGAGTTCAAGGAATTCGCCATGCGCGGCAACGTGCTGGACCTGGCGGTCGGCGTGGTGCTCGGCGCCGCGTTCGGCAAGATCGTCACCGCGCTGGTGGAGAAGATCATCATGCCGCCGATCGGTCTGCTGGTCGGTGGCGTGGATTTCTCGCGCTGGGCATGGACGCTGAAGGCGGCGACGGTGGATGCGGCCGGCAAGGAAGTGCCGCCGGTGGTGATCGGCGTCGGCGATTTCCTCAACACCATCATCCAGTTCGTGATCGTGGCCTTCGCCATCTTCATGGTGGTCAAGGCGATCAATCGCATCGCGCGCAAGGAACCGCCCGCGCCCAAGGCGCCGAGCGAGGAAGTGCTGCTGCTGCGCGAGATCCGCGATGCATTGAAGAACGACGCCACGCCGCAGTAA
- a CDS encoding fumarylacetoacetate hydrolase family protein: MKDLFAAAEAPRVPVRGLGLFPVHRIYCVGRNFADHAREMGASAPASKADRGQPTFFMKPADALVIGGDSIPYPSATQDLHHEVELVVALGQDAPGGVLGVEAAAALVLAYGVGLDLTRRDLQAAAKAKGLPWDIAKGFDHSAPISELIPAGEVGALEALNLSLEVNGQVRQQSLLDQMIWNVPEILHELSKLFALRAGDLVFMGTPAGVAALQPGDRFSARLENVAERHGTIVG; this comes from the coding sequence ATGAAAGACCTGTTTGCTGCTGCCGAAGCGCCGCGTGTGCCCGTGCGTGGGCTGGGACTGTTTCCGGTGCACCGCATCTATTGCGTGGGCCGCAATTTCGCCGACCATGCGCGCGAGATGGGCGCCAGCGCTCCGGCCTCGAAGGCCGATCGCGGCCAACCGACGTTCTTCATGAAGCCGGCCGATGCGCTGGTGATCGGCGGCGATTCCATTCCCTACCCGAGTGCGACCCAGGACCTGCACCACGAAGTGGAGCTGGTGGTGGCGCTCGGCCAGGATGCGCCGGGCGGCGTGCTCGGCGTCGAGGCGGCGGCGGCGCTGGTGCTCGCCTACGGCGTCGGCCTGGACCTGACCCGACGCGATCTGCAGGCCGCAGCCAAGGCCAAGGGCCTGCCGTGGGACATCGCCAAGGGCTTCGACCATTCCGCGCCGATCAGCGAGCTGATCCCGGCCGGCGAAGTCGGCGCGCTGGAGGCGTTGAACCTGTCGCTGGAGGTCAATGGCCAGGTGCGTCAGCAATCGCTGCTCGACCAGATGATCTGGAACGTGCCGGAGATCCTGCACGAACTGTCCAAGCTGTTCGCGCTGCGCGCCGGCGACCTGGTGTTCATGGGCACGCCGGCCGGCGTGGCCGCGCTGCAGCCGGGCGATCGCTTCAGCGCGCGGCTGGAGAACGTGGCCGAACGCCATGGCACGATCGTCGGCTGA
- a CDS encoding Rieske (2Fe-2S) protein, translating into MTESSSAAALAHLDRIEPGSLVEAEASIGGEVESLLLYRDGDGVRAWLNVCPHAGRRLDWAPGQFLKSREGHVVCAAHGAAFELQHGSCVSGPCRGENLLAVPVAVRDGQVFLA; encoded by the coding sequence ATGACCGAGTCATCTTCCGCCGCCGCGCTGGCGCACCTGGACCGGATCGAGCCCGGCAGTCTGGTCGAAGCCGAGGCCAGCATCGGCGGCGAGGTCGAATCGCTGCTGCTCTACCGCGACGGCGACGGCGTGCGCGCGTGGTTGAACGTATGTCCGCATGCCGGGCGCCGGCTCGATTGGGCGCCGGGGCAGTTCCTGAAGAGCCGCGAAGGCCACGTGGTCTGCGCGGCGCATGGCGCCGCGTTCGAATTGCAGCACGGCAGTTGCGTGTCCGGGCCGTGCCGCGGCGAGAATCTGCTCGCGGTGCCGGTGGCGGTGCGCGACGGCCAGGTCTTCCTGGCGTAA
- a CDS encoding SLC13 family permease produces MDTALTLTTDMKLVLGLVGFTMAMFVFERIRADVVALVVLVVLGVTGLIAPEELFSGFSGNAVMSIIATTILGAGLERTGALNRLASWLLRRAHGVEERLMLLTTGIAGLNSSFMQNPSVMALYLPVASRLAGRTGLTLQRLLLPIAAAIVMGGALTMVGNSPLILLNDLLQSANNNLPSGMATIEPLRMFAPLPIGVALLAASLIYFRVRGDKALAEEERLINDGVTPARTESYFARTYGIEGDVFELIVSADSPLVGMTLGEAETVHDAPLLLALKTGNDTRLAPPADMRIWVGSVLGVMGARQQVADFAQNQFLRLSSRLRNLGDLFNPSRAGISEAVIPPTSRFIGKSAAELRLRKQAGISLLAINRDKQVIREDVRKVPLRAGDMLVFHSIWQDLAQASESRDFVVVTDYPKGEHRPHKFKIAMTIFALTILIALTSKLPVALTLMTGVAGMLLTGVLRMDEAYASINWKTIFMMAGLIPLGWAMDSSGAAAWVAGHTIARLPEGVPVWALEIALALLTTSFSLVISHVGATIVMVPIAVNLALAAGGNPTAFALIVALSASNNLMTASNPVISMITGPANYQPRELWRVGAPLSLIYTAVVVLMVNLMSMAWWGAF; encoded by the coding sequence ATGGACACCGCGCTGACGCTGACCACCGATATGAAGCTCGTGCTCGGGCTGGTCGGCTTCACGATGGCGATGTTCGTGTTCGAGCGCATCCGCGCCGACGTGGTCGCGCTGGTGGTGCTGGTGGTGCTCGGGGTGACCGGGCTGATCGCGCCGGAAGAGCTGTTCAGCGGCTTCTCCGGCAACGCGGTGATGAGCATCATCGCCACCACCATCCTCGGCGCCGGGCTCGAGCGCACCGGCGCGCTGAACCGGCTGGCGTCGTGGCTGCTGCGCCGCGCGCACGGCGTGGAAGAGCGGCTGATGCTGCTGACCACCGGCATCGCCGGGCTCAATTCCTCGTTCATGCAGAATCCGTCGGTGATGGCGCTGTACCTGCCGGTGGCGTCGCGCCTGGCCGGGCGCACCGGGCTGACCCTGCAGCGCCTGCTGCTGCCGATCGCCGCGGCGATCGTGATGGGCGGCGCGCTGACCATGGTCGGCAACTCGCCACTGATCCTGCTCAACGACCTGCTGCAGTCGGCCAACAACAACCTGCCCTCGGGCATGGCCACGATCGAGCCGCTGCGCATGTTCGCGCCGCTGCCGATCGGCGTGGCGCTGCTGGCGGCCTCGCTGATCTACTTCCGCGTGCGCGGCGACAAGGCGCTGGCCGAAGAGGAACGGCTGATCAACGACGGCGTCACTCCGGCGCGCACCGAGAGCTACTTCGCGCGTACCTACGGCATCGAAGGCGACGTGTTCGAGCTGATCGTCAGCGCCGACAGCCCGCTGGTCGGCATGACCCTGGGCGAGGCCGAGACGGTGCACGACGCGCCGCTGCTGCTGGCACTGAAGACCGGCAACGACACCCGCCTGGCGCCGCCGGCGGACATGCGCATCTGGGTCGGCAGCGTGCTCGGGGTGATGGGCGCCAGGCAGCAGGTGGCCGATTTCGCGCAGAACCAGTTCCTGCGCCTGTCCTCGCGGCTGCGCAACCTCGGCGACCTGTTCAATCCCAGCCGCGCCGGCATCTCCGAGGCGGTGATCCCGCCGACCTCGCGCTTCATCGGCAAGAGCGCGGCCGAGCTGCGCCTGCGCAAGCAGGCCGGGATCAGCCTGCTGGCGATCAACCGCGACAAGCAGGTGATCCGCGAGGACGTGCGCAAGGTGCCGCTGCGCGCCGGCGACATGCTGGTGTTCCACAGCATCTGGCAGGACCTGGCGCAGGCCTCGGAGAGCCGTGACTTCGTCGTCGTCACCGACTATCCGAAGGGTGAGCACCGTCCGCACAAGTTCAAGATCGCGATGACCATCTTCGCGCTGACCATCCTGATCGCGCTGACCAGCAAGCTGCCGGTGGCGCTGACCCTGATGACCGGCGTGGCCGGCATGCTGCTGACCGGCGTGCTGCGCATGGACGAGGCCTATGCCTCGATCAACTGGAAGACCATCTTCATGATGGCCGGGCTGATCCCGCTGGGCTGGGCGATGGACAGCAGCGGCGCGGCGGCCTGGGTCGCCGGCCATACCATCGCGCGGCTGCCCGAGGGCGTGCCGGTGTGGGCGCTGGAGATCGCGCTGGCGCTGCTGACCACCTCGTTTTCGCTGGTCATCAGCCACGTCGGCGCGACCATCGTGATGGTGCCGATCGCGGTCAACCTGGCGCTGGCGGCCGGCGGCAATCCCACCGCGTTCGCGCTGATCGTGGCGCTGTCGGCCTCCAACAATCTGATGACCGCGTCCAACCCGGTGATCTCGATGATCACCGGCCCGGCCAACTACCAGCCGCGCGAACTGTGGCGCGTCGGCGCGCCGCTGTCGCTGATCTATACCGCGGTGGTGGTGCTGATGGTCAACCTGATGTCGATGGCCTGGTGGGGCGCGTTCTAG
- the trmB gene encoding tRNA (guanosine(46)-N7)-methyltransferase TrmB encodes MTDPFSSAGAKTPPKPFTIEEGRRQVRSFVLRQGRFTPAQQRAFDELWPRFGLDYSGQPRDLDATFGRAAPKVLEIGFGNGEALRFAARHDPARDYIGIEVHAPGVGRALNALAADGSEHVRLYHHDAVEVLQHEIADGALDEVRIYFPDPWHKKRHNKRRLLQPAFAALLVRKLRDGGRLHAATDWADYAEQMWDVLDATAGLVNRAGPRGHVPRPDWRPQTHFETRGQNLGHGVWDLLYEKPGLGIRD; translated from the coding sequence ATGACCGATCCGTTTTCCAGCGCCGGCGCCAAGACCCCGCCCAAGCCCTTCACGATTGAGGAAGGCCGCCGCCAGGTGCGCAGTTTCGTGCTGCGCCAGGGCCGCTTCACGCCCGCCCAGCAGCGCGCGTTCGACGAACTGTGGCCGCGCTTCGGCCTGGACTACAGCGGCCAACCGCGCGATCTGGACGCCACCTTCGGCCGTGCCGCGCCCAAGGTGCTGGAGATCGGCTTCGGCAACGGCGAGGCGCTGCGCTTCGCCGCACGCCACGACCCGGCCCGCGACTACATCGGCATCGAAGTGCACGCGCCCGGCGTGGGCCGCGCGTTGAACGCGCTGGCCGCCGACGGCAGCGAACACGTGCGCCTGTACCACCACGACGCGGTGGAAGTGCTGCAGCACGAGATCGCCGACGGCGCGCTCGACGAAGTGCGCATCTATTTCCCCGACCCGTGGCACAAGAAGCGCCACAACAAGCGCCGCCTGCTGCAGCCGGCCTTCGCCGCGCTGCTGGTGCGCAAGCTGCGCGACGGCGGCCGCCTGCACGCGGCCACCGACTGGGCCGACTATGCCGAGCAGATGTGGGACGTGCTCGATGCCACCGCCGGCCTGGTCAACCGCGCCGGCCCGCGCGGCCACGTGCCGCGCCCGGACTGGCGCCCGCAGACCCATTTCGAGACCCGCGGCCAGAATCTGGGCCATGGCGTTTGGGATTTGCTGTATGAGAAGCCGGGATTGGGGATTCGGGATTAG
- a CDS encoding thiazole synthase: MNAHAPHDALVIAGKPYRSRLLTGTGKFADLEQTRQATEAAGAEIVTVAIRRSNIGQTPGEPNLLDVLPPERYTILPNTAGCYTADEAVRTCRLARELLDGHNLTKLEVLGDQRTLFPDVVQTLKAAEILVADGFEVMVYTSDDPILAKRLEQIGCVAVMPLAAPIGSGLGIQNRYNLLEIIDNAKVPIIVDAGVGTASDAAIAMELGCDGVLMNTAIAGARNPVLMASAMRKAVEAGREAFLAGRIPRKRYASASSPVDGLIG; the protein is encoded by the coding sequence ATGAACGCTCATGCCCCCCACGACGCGCTGGTGATCGCCGGCAAGCCCTACCGTTCCCGCCTGCTCACCGGCACCGGCAAGTTCGCCGATCTGGAACAGACCCGGCAGGCCACCGAGGCCGCCGGCGCCGAGATCGTCACCGTAGCGATCCGCCGCTCCAACATCGGCCAGACCCCGGGCGAGCCCAACCTGCTCGACGTGCTGCCGCCGGAGCGCTACACCATCCTGCCCAACACCGCCGGCTGCTACACCGCCGACGAGGCGGTGCGCACCTGCCGCCTGGCGCGCGAGCTGCTCGACGGGCACAACCTGACCAAGCTGGAGGTGCTGGGCGACCAGCGCACGCTGTTTCCGGACGTGGTGCAGACCCTGAAGGCCGCCGAGATCCTGGTCGCCGACGGCTTCGAGGTGATGGTCTATACCAGCGACGACCCGATCCTGGCCAAGCGCCTGGAACAGATCGGCTGCGTGGCAGTGATGCCGCTGGCCGCGCCGATCGGCTCCGGGCTGGGCATCCAGAACCGCTACAACCTGCTGGAAATCATCGACAACGCCAAGGTGCCGATCATCGTCGACGCCGGCGTCGGCACCGCCTCGGACGCGGCGATCGCGATGGAACTGGGCTGCGACGGCGTGCTGATGAACACCGCCATCGCCGGCGCGCGCAACCCGGTGCTGATGGCCAGCGCGATGCGCAAGGCGGTCGAAGCCGGGCGCGAGGCGTTCCTGGCCGGGCGCATCCCGCGCAAACGCTACGCCAGCGCGTCGTCGCCGGTCGACGGCCTGATCGGCTGA
- the thiS gene encoding sulfur carrier protein ThiS, with translation MNIELNGQVRPLQPHTTVAALLLEEGLAQRRVAVEVNGAIVPRGAHAEHALRDGDRVEIVHALGGG, from the coding sequence ATGAACATCGAATTGAACGGCCAGGTCCGCCCGCTGCAGCCCCATACCACCGTCGCCGCCCTGCTGCTCGAGGAAGGGCTGGCGCAACGCCGCGTCGCGGTCGAGGTCAACGGCGCGATCGTGCCGCGCGGCGCGCATGCCGAACACGCATTGCGCGACGGCGACCGGGTCGAGATCGTGCACGCGCTGGGCGGCGGCTGA